Proteins co-encoded in one Gossypium arboreum isolate Shixiya-1 chromosome 11, ASM2569848v2, whole genome shotgun sequence genomic window:
- the LOC108450933 gene encoding 14 kDa proline-rich protein DC2.15-like, translated as MASNTVASAALLLTLNLLFFTLVSSTYVPCPPPPKSHKPTHKSPPSAPEQPGTCPRDALKLGVCADLLGSVRVVVGPSRTKCCSLISGLADLDAAVCLCTAIKANVLGVNLNVPVSLSLLLNSCEKQMPAGYKCA; from the coding sequence aTGGCTTCCAACACTGTTGCATCCGCTGCTCTTCTTCTTACCTTGAACTTGTTGTTCTTCACTTTGGTTAGCTCTACCTACGTGCCTTGCCCACCACCACCAAAGAGCCACAAGCCTACCCACAAGAGCCCACCCTCGGCACCTGAACAGCCAGGCACTTGCCCCAGAGATGCACTGAAACTAGGCGTTTGTGCTGATTTGTTGGGCTCAGTGCGCGTTGTTGTTGGACCGTCGAGGACCAAATGCTGCTCTCTCATTTCGGGTTTGGCTGATCTCGATGCTGCTGTTTGCCTTTGCACTGCTATTAAAGCTAATGTGTTGGGGGTTAACCTAAACGTTCCTGTTTCATTGTCTTTGCTCCTCAATTCCTGCGAAAAGCAAATGCCTGCTGGTTACAAATGTGCTTAA
- the LOC108451822 gene encoding 14 kDa proline-rich protein DC2.15-like, with protein sequence MASKRSASMALFLALNILFFSLVSACGSCYSPNPKPNPNPNPNPNPTPTPSSQGKCPRDALKLGVCANVLGLAKPVIGSPPVMPCCSLLDGLVDLEAAVCLCTAIKANILGINLNIPVSLSLLLNVCSKNVPSNFQC encoded by the coding sequence ATGGCGTCAAAAAGATCAGCTTCCATGGCCCTCTTTTTGGCACTCAACATTCTCTTCTTTTCCCTGGTCAGTGCTTGTGGTTCTTGCTATTCACCCAACCCTAAACCAAACCCAAACCCAAACCCAAACCCCAACCCCACCCCCACTCCATCTTCACAAGGCAAATGCCCTAGAGATGCCCTTAAATTAGGTGTATGTGCTAATGTGCTTGGCTTAGCCAAGCCCGTCATTGGTTCACCCCCAGTGATGCCATGCTGTTCCCTTCTTGATGGCCTCGTCGATCTCGAAGCTGCTGTTTGCCTTTGCACTGCTATCAAAGCTAACATCTTAGGCATCAACCTTAACATTCCAGTTTCCCTTAGCTTGCTCCTCAACGTTTGCTCAAAGAATGTTCCTTCCAACTTCCAATGCTAA
- the LOC108452086 gene encoding 14 kDa proline-rich protein DC2.15-like gives MASKQSASMALLLALNILFFSLVSATAPCPPTKPNHKPKANPNPSTPSSQGKCPRDALKLGVCANVLGLVKPVIGSPPVMPCCSLLDGLVDLEAAVCLCTAIKANILGINLDIPVSLSLLLNVCSKKVPYGFQC, from the coding sequence ATGGCTTCAAAACAATCAGCTTCCATGGCCCTCCTTTTGGCACTCAACATTCTCTTCTTTTCCTTGGTCAGTGCTACTGCCCCATGCCCTCCCACCAAACCTAACCATAAACCAAAGGCAAACCCCAACCCCAGCACCCCATCTTCACAAGGCAAGTGCCCTAGAGATGCCCTTAAATTAGGTGTATGTGCTAATGTGCTTGGCTTAGTCAAGCCCGTCATTGGTTCACCCCCAGTGATGCCATGCTGTTCCCTTCTTGATGGCCTCGTCGATCTCGAAGCTGCTGTTTGCCTTTGCACAGCTATCAAAGCTAACATCTTAGGCATCAACCTTGACATTCCAGTTTCTCTTAGCTTGCTCCTCAATGTTTGCTCAAAGAAAGTTCCTTATGGCTTCCAATGCTAA
- the LOC108452128 gene encoding 14 kDa proline-rich protein DC2.15-like encodes MASKQSASMALLLALNILFFSLVSATAPCPPTKPNHKPKPNPNPSTPSSQGKCPRDALKLGVCANVLGLVNATVGSPPVKPCCSLLDGLVDLEAAVCLCTAIKANVLGIKLDIPVSLSLLLNVCSKKVPSGFQC; translated from the coding sequence ATGGCTTCAAAACAATCAGCTTCCATGGCCCTCCTTTTGGCACTCAACATTCTCTTCTTTTCCTTGGTCAGTGCTACTGCCCCATGCCCTCCCACCAAACCTAACCATAAACCAAAGCCAAACCCCAACCCCAGCACCCCATCTTCACAAGGCAAGTGCCCCAGAGATGCCCTTAAATTAGGTGTATGTGCTAATGTGCTTGGCTTAGTCAATGCCACTGTTGGTTCACCCCCAGTGAAGCCATGCTGTTCCCTTCTTGATGGCCTTGTCGATCTCGAAGCTGCTGTTTGCCTCTGCACCGCTATCAAAGCTAACGTCTTAGGCATCAAGCTTGACATTCCAGTTTCTCTTAGCTTGCTCCTCAATGTTTGCTCAAAGAAAGTTCCTTCTGGCTTCCAATGCTAA